The Nerophis lumbriciformis linkage group LG03, RoL_Nlum_v2.1, whole genome shotgun sequence genome includes the window CAACTTGCTCGTGGGCGGGCTTCTGCAGCAAGCAGCGGATTCATCCGGTTTTCAACGGGAGAAAACAGTTTATCTGTCACCTAAGCTCAAGCAGCTCCTTCAAACACAAGACGTCCAGAAGTCCACCATTACGTTAATAACCGAAAGCCACAGGCTGGCTTCGTCGCTGTCTGTCACGCCGCTGCAAGGTCCCTCTGGTCGGTTTAAACGGAGAACGTCCTCACCACCGTCGTCCCCGCAGCTTAGTCCAGCGTTTAAAGCAGAGAACTGCAAGGCTGCGGCGCCAAGCTCATACATCCTCAAGATGCCAAAGCTTGAAAGCCTTAGTGTCTGCCCTCATGGTAACCACCATGACAAGGATGACGATGGAGATCTAAGCCCCTCTGGAAGTAACCCTCTAGGCCAAAGCACTTCCAGCAGCGGAGgcaatgcttgcaatcaacaacCTTTAGACCTGTCCAACACTGTCAGTCGAAAAAGTGGCATCTCTCTCAAGGCTCAAAGTGATGCAGCGCTTGATTTGAGCGTCCATCGAAAGCAAAGCACTGCAGAGGGAAGTGTAGCACCACAGCAGCTTGTAAAAAAGAGAAAGCCAAACACTAGCATGCTTGAGAAGGTGTTGATGAACGAGTATGTTGGTTTGCCCCTGCCAGCGGAAGAGGCACCCTCGCTGAACACTAACCTTAGTCTTCAACCTCATTCTCCAAATGTTGCACCCGAGTCTGCCCACCCATCTCCTCCATCTCTGACACCAGTTACCATGAACCCCTCATCACCCGGCACATCCAGCGTAACCTCAACGACACCGCCTCCCCCTGTATTACCCACCATCCCCTCGCCACTTGCTATTTCTAACTCTCCCCTCTATCAGCCTTCAGACTCGTCGATGCAGCGGCCTCTTCCTGTTCTGTCACCCAACATGTCACCAAGGACGCCTGAGCTGCCGTCAGAAGCAGAGGAGAGTTTATTCCCCGGTGAAAATAAAGATGAGGATTACAACGCCCTCTCTGTGACACTGGACTCCCCAAACACTTTGCGCAAAGATGCACTTCATTCCCGTGCTCCTCTTGAGCCTTCATCAGTTGGTCTGTCCGCTACAGAAGACATTTCTCTACTGATTGGTGAAACAAACCAAGACCTCAACTCAGGAACTCCAAAGTCTTTGAGCTCTGACTTTGCTGCTCTCTCACCTCAGCCAGAGTCCTCATCTTCCCCATCTCCTGTGCTACCTGATCCAGCCCCACCGCTGCCGCCACTAAGCCTTCCTCATGCTAAGATAAAACAGGAGCCTCAACATTGCACTGATGATGTCTCTGTCATGAACCACGTGCCTCGGGATGATGTTGACCCTCCACCGCTCGATAAGACCTTCGATAAACTCACCAAGGCTGAACAAGTCGACTCTACTTATAGCAAGACTTTTATTTGTAATGTCTGCGAGGATCCCTTCAGTTCCATGAAGGAGCTCAGTGGGCACATCCGCCAGCATGCTTCTGATTGGCCCTTCAAGTGTGAGTTCTGCTTGCAGCTGTTCAGCGACGCCAACGCCCTACTTGCTCACCGGACAACGCTACACGGAGTGGGTACTATCTTTGTATGCTCGGCCTGTTCCAAGGAGTTTGCCTTTCTCTGCAATCTGCAGCAGCACCAAAAAGATCTGCATCCAAAAGAATCATGCACACATACCTCTATAGAGAGTGGCAaactcagaccacagaactatACCGACCCATCCAGAGCCAAAGAAGATATCCGCACCTCTCCACCAGCACAAGAGACTTCAGAAGAACCTGCAGAAAAAAACAACTCGGCAAAAGATGAGCCTGATGTAATTGGGAACCATGCAGATGATAGACCAGAAGACCCCAATGAGGAGCTGTACACTACGATAAAGATCATGGCCTCTGAGAGCGGAAAGCCCAAAGGTCCAGATGTCCGCCTAGGTCTGAATCAACACTACCCTAGTTATAAACCGCCCCCCTTTCCCTATCACAGTCGCTCTCACGCAAGCTCTGTGGCCTCGGCGACCAACTTCACCACACACAACATACCGCAAACCTTCACCACGGCCATCCGCTGCACCAAGTGCGGGAACAGTTTTGACAACATGCCTGAGCTGCACAAGCACATTTTGGCCTGTGCCAACCCCAGCGACAAGAAACGCTACACTCCCAAGAAGAACCCCATCCCCCTCAAGCTAATCGTTGAGTCTTCCAACGGAGTTACGTCACCATCAGCTACCGCTGCTGGCCATAGTGCTTTTCGGAGAATGGGCCAGCCAAAGAGACTTAATTTCAGTCAGGATTTGGGGAAAACAAAAATGAGTGCCCTCAGTAAAAAGAAAAACCAGCTGGTCCAGAAGGCCATTTCCCAGAAGAATAAAGCCGCCACCTCAGCTAAGAAGGCTGCCGTTAAAGTCGAGGAGGAGCAGACTAACGTCTGTCCTCACTGCAGCCGGGAGTTCACCTATCAGGCCAGTCTGACTAAGCACATGGATGTCAGCTGCCCCATGAGGCCTGTTGTGAAAAAGGCCATGAAAAGACTTGCAGACAAAAAGAAAGAGGCTGGCTCAGacaaaaataataagaaaaaagATGGCGCTGGATCACTGACAGAACCGGAGTTGAAACCCCTTGGAAAGACCAGAGCTCGTAGTTCCGGTATAGCGGAGCCAGAACCCCCGGCGATCGTCAAAGGGAAATCGACACTGAGCGTACAAAAGAGACCGGCCTCATTGACAGCTGCAGCAGCTGTGACAGCCCCCGCTGGCAAAAAAACCAAGAAAGGCCAAACTCAGCCCTCACCCCCCGACGCACCCAACGACACCGCACAAAGACCAGCCGTGAGGGTACAGCGCACGGGCAAAGAGACGCCACCCAAGAAATTAGCGGAGGCCAAGTCACCACAGCCGCAGCAGCCCAAGAAAGAAGAGCGCTTCTCCCTGCGAACCAGAGAGAGGGTTGGAGGTCCAGTCACCAGGAGCTCGCAGATGTCAGCGCCCCCTGCTGTGGTCAAAAGCGAGGACACGTCCACGCCTGAGCTGAAAGACTCTCCGGTGGGTCACAGGACTTTATAGTCTTGTTTCAATGAAGTGTCAATTGGAATAGAATTTAGCGTGCATGCACATGTAAACAActagattacattacattactttgATCCCATGGACATCTGCCCTCTGGGAAATTAAGGTATGCACTGCAGTATACAAGACAGTGGAAATAGCAGCACAGCAGACACTCTCATCAGGTAGTtcatacaataataaaataatgtaaaaatatgactaaaggagGGAAACTATTAGTGTACGCGTATGACACCAATTACTGTAGTATTATCGCACTAACTTACCTTGAAgaaaaactgcttttttttttttttttaaatattgacatCGTCCACGATCTTTATGTGAGAAAATAATTTCCTGATAGGTTTTATAAGTGCGACGTCGAAACACAATGCATTGTAGCTCTGGCTGGCCTCTGAATAacttatttacatggctgaatGCAAGACTCTGTCTTAAAAGGTTCTTTTCTTTACCAAGTTTAAAACATGACGCGAACCTGCGGCATCATTAACTGCCCCAATTGTTGTCATGAAGGCTTCAGCAAAATAAAAACGATTCGGTGAGATTTGTCTTATTTCCAGCGTAGACGCAAAGCCAAGGATCTCGGGTTAGTGAGCTAATAAAGAGACGATGAATGGCCTGGAAAGCAGCCGGGAGACGATCAAACATCATTTTTAACGCCATTACCTAATGGTACACGGTGTGTTCAAGGCTTTTTCAGCATGTTTTATTCTGTTTCGTACGTAGCATTTAGTCAGTTGTTAGTGCTAGCGTTAGCTGAGCTAGCAGTGGGCTAGAAACAACATACAGTATTTTGTAAAATACAATGCCTCTCTAATCATAGATCAATAATGGAGAAAACCAAAAGTATTTCCCACATTAATGCACAGTGCTTTTCAGGCTTAACATATATTTAGTTCAAAACAAATTTGTCCAGGTGATACCACACGGTGGTGTGACAAGTCCTGTTGAATTACCTCTGAAATGACGACAGTAAGATGTAAAAGTCTTAGGTCTTGCACCCCCCCAAAGTTGATTTGTCCGTAAGCCGTTGCTGACTTCACGTTCCGAAATTCTCAGCATGTATAAAACTAATTCTGACGAGATACAGAACAAGTTCGGCATTTTGCTAAAATCTCTAGTTCATTGGACTTGCTCATATGGATCGATTCCACTAATtgtataaatgtttttaaaattgtgaGCCTTTTGGACAGACCCTTGATTTTTTTGTTTCGTACCATCCATTTTAATCCAATGTGTTGCTTTTTCTCACAATGCCGCTTGTTCGAGTACATCCATGCAAACAGAAGCCTTGTCCAGCAACAGGGGCTACCCggcccccacaatgcattgcaaaatcacgtCCACTATCGAGCCTTATTCTGTGTGTCCCGGGCAGTGGAAAAATTATATTATAGGGGATATATGTATTTTGTCTATAAAGTcctataaaaaaaacatccaaaatttACCAACAATGCTCCATATACATGGTGTGACATTTTTACCCTTGCCATTTTAGTCACATTTGAGATTAAAAATAGGTCGTAAGTGTTtgaggttgaaaaaaaaagtagcaaagATACAGATTTTTAACCCTTTCATCacatttttctcccaaaataaatccatccaaagtTGATCAAGCCAGAGTAGAATCATCGCCTATCTGTTTagtatgtttgaaataaacttaaaccataaccttaaccaaatggacaagtgattgatGTGGAAGTGTCACTCTGTGCGCTGCAGAGCTGTGTTTCTCTCCTCCCCTTCCATGCACAGGGAAGCAGAGCTCCAGTAGCTCACATGCAATTTATACACGGAATAAACAAAGTCTTAGTTGGAGGAACTGGTCAGCAAAAGACAACGTTTTTTAAAAACTTGACTGTGTTCCTGGCTAATat containing:
- the prdm2b gene encoding PR domain zinc finger protein 2, which gives rise to MWDGEEGLKEASQRSFPLKPSQELQKDHSMEISDHRDVQDMSAVMMDGGNEEEEEEEEEDAHDLTPTEAQQPNPSVSGLKTSQSQSSPPLRQEPEVNPDLDIDPDPDGDLEGDPYGDSFPCQHCERHFSTRQGLERHIHIHAVNNQQAQLFKCRYCSKAFGSQVGRRRHERRHEGGLKTKPGCFAGTANLLSPLVQTDVSSSDCTSPTSHYVASQLTGGAMLSSDMSTREPGPQVDRPLILEENGESKELHPCKYCNKAFGTHTNMRRHQRRIHERHLLPKGVRRKGMLLQEASTQPQPDDSLNTSPALVYLPSADTEDEADRDDYAVDISKNISENLSFYIDGKIVSTSAVSSCEVIEVDTRSAALFGLDTVIISPNQLSQALKVDARANTAKQVSNFCSLSSKRRTSTPPLVPGLKVDTETPSLTASSSSVTSSSPNLLVGGLLQQAADSSGFQREKTVYLSPKLKQLLQTQDVQKSTITLITESHRLASSLSVTPLQGPSGRFKRRTSSPPSSPQLSPAFKAENCKAAAPSSYILKMPKLESLSVCPHGNHHDKDDDGDLSPSGSNPLGQSTSSSGGNACNQQPLDLSNTVSRKSGISLKAQSDAALDLSVHRKQSTAEGSVAPQQLVKKRKPNTSMLEKVLMNEYVGLPLPAEEAPSLNTNLSLQPHSPNVAPESAHPSPPSLTPVTMNPSSPGTSSVTSTTPPPPVLPTIPSPLAISNSPLYQPSDSSMQRPLPVLSPNMSPRTPELPSEAEESLFPGENKDEDYNALSVTLDSPNTLRKDALHSRAPLEPSSVGLSATEDISLLIGETNQDLNSGTPKSLSSDFAALSPQPESSSSPSPVLPDPAPPLPPLSLPHAKIKQEPQHCTDDVSVMNHVPRDDVDPPPLDKTFDKLTKAEQVDSTYSKTFICNVCEDPFSSMKELSGHIRQHASDWPFKCEFCLQLFSDANALLAHRTTLHGVGTIFVCSACSKEFAFLCNLQQHQKDLHPKESCTHTSIESGKLRPQNYTDPSRAKEDIRTSPPAQETSEEPAEKNNSAKDEPDVIGNHADDRPEDPNEELYTTIKIMASESGKPKGPDVRLGLNQHYPSYKPPPFPYHSRSHASSVASATNFTTHNIPQTFTTAIRCTKCGNSFDNMPELHKHILACANPSDKKRYTPKKNPIPLKLIVESSNGVTSPSATAAGHSAFRRMGQPKRLNFSQDLGKTKMSALSKKKNQLVQKAISQKNKAATSAKKAAVKVEEEQTNVCPHCSREFTYQASLTKHMDVSCPMRPVVKKAMKRLADKKKEAGSDKNNKKKDGAGSLTEPELKPLGKTRARSSGIAEPEPPAIVKGKSTLSVQKRPASLTAAAAVTAPAGKKTKKGQTQPSPPDAPNDTAQRPAVRVQRTGKETPPKKLAEAKSPQPQQPKKEERFSLRTRERVGGPVTRSSQMSAPPAVVKSEDTSTPELKDSPEVQMK